From one Montipora capricornis isolate CH-2021 chromosome 10, ASM3666992v2, whole genome shotgun sequence genomic stretch:
- the LOC138021078 gene encoding 52 kDa repressor of the inhibitor of the protein kinase-like: MAHNLHHDDCAAQFYGCWNTATKRDASGLLQAITNFEFVVTFVIGYLYLSHMSALTTKLQRKSNDIFKAFTMVSSVLKSYQDMRADMDEMYDDAYEKAMAMAAKVGVAPTAPRVAGRQRHRANAPAPTAKEYYRINVAAPFLDHIILQLGERFDAVTVQASRLLALVPSVMNENQTKSQELQGVVDMYKDDLPSPQLFPAEFRRWRIKYVEEEELPGSCTTALKQCDDDEFPNVFTLRLKILSTLPVTSCECERSFSAMRRLNTYMRCTMSENRLESLALMHTHYDMQIDLEEVVELFATMHPQMVQLSNLL; the protein is encoded by the coding sequence ATGGCACATAATCTACACCACGACGACTGTGCAGCCCAGTTCTATGGATGCTGGAACACAGCCACTAAGAGGGATGCCTCTGGACTACTACAAGCCATTACGAACTTTGAATTTGTCGTGACTTTTGTCATTGGATACCTCTACCTGTCGCACATGAGTGCTCTAACAACGAAGTTGCAACGGAAGAGCAATGACATTTTCAAGGCTTTCACGATGGTTTCGAGTGTGCTCAAGTCGTACCAGGACATGCGCGCCGATATGGACGAGATGTATGATGATGCGTATGAGaaggcaatggcaatggcagcTAAGGTGGGAGTGGCGCCAACAGCTCCCAGAGTTGCTGGCAGGCAACGTCATCGCGCCAACGCTCCAGCTCCAACAGCAAAGGAGTATTATCGGATCAACGTGGCTGCTCCATTTCTTGACCACATCATTTTGCAGCTAGGAGAGCGCTTCGATGCCGTCACCGTCCAAGCCTCAAGGCTGCTTGCTTTGGTTCCCTCTGTAATGAACGAGAATCAAACGAAGTCGCAAGAGTTACAAGGGGTCGTTGATATGTACAAGGACGATCTTCCATCTCCACAGCTCTTCCCGGCAGAATTTCGGCGGTGGAGAATCAAGTATGTAGAGGAGGAAGAGCTCCCGGGCTCGTGTACCACAGCCCTGAAGCAGTGCGACGACGACGAATTTCCCAACGTATTCACTCTGCGGCTCAAAATACTATCCACTTTGCCCGTAACTAGCTGCGAGTGCGAAAGGTCCTTCAGCGCGATGCGAAGGTTAAACACCTATATGCGATGCACGATGAGCGAGAACAGATTAGAGTCACTTGCACTTATGCATACCCATTACGACATGCAAATAGACCTTGAAGAAGTGGTGGAGCTTTTTGCTACCATGCATCCGCAAATGGTACAGCTATCAAATTTGCTGTGA
- the LOC138021699 gene encoding septin-7-like isoform X2, which translates to MAAIKKSPSKASAKGMEGYVGFANLPNQVFRKSVKKGFEFTVMVVGESGLGKSTLLNSLFLTDIYTPAAYPSSEERLKKTVAVKPSTVEMKEGGVRLRLTVVDTPGFGDAVDNTDCWKPVIEYIDSKFEEYLNAESKVYRTPFPDDRVHCCLYFIAPTGHCLKPLDIEFMKRLHNKVNIVPVIAKADTLTQEECSKFKKKILKEIEENDIGIYRFPDLCGEDDEDAAAVSMKDRIPFAVVGSNTVLEVNGRRVRARVYPWGVAEVENVDHCDFVALRNMLIRTHMQDLKDVTNDNHYENYRCEKLAAMTVGSPTNQPNTNVSFSRSPLEQLEAEKEERELKLKKMQQDMEQVFEMKVKEKKKKLKDSESELAKKNEQMWKQLDQQNKELEEKRKQFEKEKGQYEDDQKSNGKKGLERSDSSSKSLKVFQGALCGLTKLGVKN; encoded by the exons ATGGCTGCAATAAAAAAATCTCCGTCCAAAGCG AGTGCAAAAGGAATGGAGGGCTATGTTGGATTTGCGAATCTTCCAAATCAAGtatttcgcaaaagtgtcaagaAAGGATTTGAATTCACCGTTATGGTCGTAG gtgaAAGTGGTCTAGGTAAATCAACACTTCTCAACTCGCTGTTTCTAACAGATATCTACACCCCAGCTGCTTATCCCAGTTCGGAGGAAAGACTGAAAAAGACAGTTGCT GTGAAGCCTTCAACTGTTGAGATGAAAGAGGGAGGAGTGAGGCTGAGATTGACTGTCGTGGATACTCCAGGATTTGGAGATGCTGTCGATAACACTGACTG CTGGAAGCCCGTCATTGAGTACATTGACAGTAAATTTGAAGAGTATTTAAATGCTGAATCCAAAGTTTACAGAACACCCTTTCCTGACGACAGAGTTCATTGTTGCTTGTATTTCATTGCTCCAACTGGTCATTG CTTGAAACCTTTGGATATAGAATTTATGAAAAGACTTCACAACAAG GTTAACATTGTACCTGTCATAGCTAAAGCTGATACCTTAACACAAGAGGAGTGTtcaaaattcaagaaaaag ATATtgaaagaaattgaagaaaatgaCATTGGAATCTACAGATTTCCTGACCTTTGTGGAGAGGATGATGAGGACGCTGCAGCTGTTAGCATGAAG GATAGAATACCATTTGCTGTAGTGGGTAGTAACACGGTGTTAGAGGTCAATGGCAGAAGAGTCCGAGCGAGAGTTTATCCCTGGGGAGTTGCAGAAG TTGAAAATGTTGACCACTGTGATTTTGTTGCACTAAGGAACATGTTGATCAG AACTCACATGCAGGATCTGAAAGATGTGACAAATGACAATCATTATGAAAATTATCGCTGTGAAAAGCTGGCAGCCATGACAGTGGGGTCGCCAACCAATCAACCAAACACTAA tgtGTCATTTAGCAGAAGCCCGCTGGAACAGCTAGAAGCCGAAAAAGAAGAACGAGAattgaaactgaaaaagatgCAACAGGACATGGAGCAAGTCTTCGAAATGAAAGttaaggaaaagaagaagaagctgaAGGATTCGGAAAGTGAG CTTGCTAAGAAGAATGAACAGATGTGGAAACAACTCGATCAGCAAAACAAAGAACTGGAAGAAAAGCGAAAACAGTTTGAGAAAGAGAAAGGTCAATATGAAGATGATCAGAAAAGTAACGGCAAGAAAGGTCTGGAACGATCGGACTCCAGCAGCAAGTCTCTCAA AGTGTTCCAAGGCGCATTGTGTGGTCTCACCAAGCTAGGTGTAAAAAACTAG
- the LOC138021699 gene encoding septin-7-like isoform X1, translating to MAAIKKSPSKASAKGMEGYVGFANLPNQVFRKSVKKGFEFTVMVVGESGLGKSTLLNSLFLTDIYTPAAYPSSEERLKKTVAVKPSTVEMKEGGVRLRLTVVDTPGFGDAVDNTDCWKPVIEYIDSKFEEYLNAESKVYRTPFPDDRVHCCLYFIAPTGHCLKPLDIEFMKRLHNKVNIVPVIAKADTLTQEECSKFKKKILKEIEENDIGIYRFPDLCGEDDEDAAAVSMKDRIPFAVVGSNTVLEVNGRRVRARVYPWGVAEVENVDHCDFVALRNMLIRTHMQDLKDVTNDNHYENYRCEKLAAMTVGSPTNQPNTNVSFSRSPLEQLEAEKEERELKLKKMQQDMEQVFEMKVKEKKKKLKDSESELAKKNEQMWKQLDQQNKELEEKRKQFEKEKGQYEDDQKSNGKKGLERSDSSSKSLKSVDGIVKEKDKDKDKEKKKDKKKGFF from the exons ATGGCTGCAATAAAAAAATCTCCGTCCAAAGCG AGTGCAAAAGGAATGGAGGGCTATGTTGGATTTGCGAATCTTCCAAATCAAGtatttcgcaaaagtgtcaagaAAGGATTTGAATTCACCGTTATGGTCGTAG gtgaAAGTGGTCTAGGTAAATCAACACTTCTCAACTCGCTGTTTCTAACAGATATCTACACCCCAGCTGCTTATCCCAGTTCGGAGGAAAGACTGAAAAAGACAGTTGCT GTGAAGCCTTCAACTGTTGAGATGAAAGAGGGAGGAGTGAGGCTGAGATTGACTGTCGTGGATACTCCAGGATTTGGAGATGCTGTCGATAACACTGACTG CTGGAAGCCCGTCATTGAGTACATTGACAGTAAATTTGAAGAGTATTTAAATGCTGAATCCAAAGTTTACAGAACACCCTTTCCTGACGACAGAGTTCATTGTTGCTTGTATTTCATTGCTCCAACTGGTCATTG CTTGAAACCTTTGGATATAGAATTTATGAAAAGACTTCACAACAAG GTTAACATTGTACCTGTCATAGCTAAAGCTGATACCTTAACACAAGAGGAGTGTtcaaaattcaagaaaaag ATATtgaaagaaattgaagaaaatgaCATTGGAATCTACAGATTTCCTGACCTTTGTGGAGAGGATGATGAGGACGCTGCAGCTGTTAGCATGAAG GATAGAATACCATTTGCTGTAGTGGGTAGTAACACGGTGTTAGAGGTCAATGGCAGAAGAGTCCGAGCGAGAGTTTATCCCTGGGGAGTTGCAGAAG TTGAAAATGTTGACCACTGTGATTTTGTTGCACTAAGGAACATGTTGATCAG AACTCACATGCAGGATCTGAAAGATGTGACAAATGACAATCATTATGAAAATTATCGCTGTGAAAAGCTGGCAGCCATGACAGTGGGGTCGCCAACCAATCAACCAAACACTAA tgtGTCATTTAGCAGAAGCCCGCTGGAACAGCTAGAAGCCGAAAAAGAAGAACGAGAattgaaactgaaaaagatgCAACAGGACATGGAGCAAGTCTTCGAAATGAAAGttaaggaaaagaagaagaagctgaAGGATTCGGAAAGTGAG CTTGCTAAGAAGAATGAACAGATGTGGAAACAACTCGATCAGCAAAACAAAGAACTGGAAGAAAAGCGAAAACAGTTTGAGAAAGAGAAAGGTCAATATGAAGATGATCAGAAAAGTAACGGCAAGAAAGGTCTGGAACGATCGGACTCCAGCAGCAAGTCTCTCAA GTCAGTTGATGGCATTGTGAAAGAAAAGGACAAGGACAAggacaaggaaaaaaagaaagacaagaaaaaaggATTCTTTTAG
- the LOC138021699 gene encoding septin-7-like isoform X4, producing the protein MEGYVGFANLPNQVFRKSVKKGFEFTVMVVGESGLGKSTLLNSLFLTDIYTPAAYPSSEERLKKTVAVKPSTVEMKEGGVRLRLTVVDTPGFGDAVDNTDCWKPVIEYIDSKFEEYLNAESKVYRTPFPDDRVHCCLYFIAPTGHCLKPLDIEFMKRLHNKVNIVPVIAKADTLTQEECSKFKKKILKEIEENDIGIYRFPDLCGEDDEDAAAVSMKDRIPFAVVGSNTVLEVNGRRVRARVYPWGVAEVENVDHCDFVALRNMLIRTHMQDLKDVTNDNHYENYRCEKLAAMTVGSPTNQPNTNVSFSRSPLEQLEAEKEERELKLKKMQQDMEQVFEMKVKEKKKKLKDSESELAKKNEQMWKQLDQQNKELEEKRKQFEKEKGQYEDDQKSNGKKGLERSDSSSKSLKVFQGALCGLTKLGVKN; encoded by the exons ATGGAGGGCTATGTTGGATTTGCGAATCTTCCAAATCAAGtatttcgcaaaagtgtcaagaAAGGATTTGAATTCACCGTTATGGTCGTAG gtgaAAGTGGTCTAGGTAAATCAACACTTCTCAACTCGCTGTTTCTAACAGATATCTACACCCCAGCTGCTTATCCCAGTTCGGAGGAAAGACTGAAAAAGACAGTTGCT GTGAAGCCTTCAACTGTTGAGATGAAAGAGGGAGGAGTGAGGCTGAGATTGACTGTCGTGGATACTCCAGGATTTGGAGATGCTGTCGATAACACTGACTG CTGGAAGCCCGTCATTGAGTACATTGACAGTAAATTTGAAGAGTATTTAAATGCTGAATCCAAAGTTTACAGAACACCCTTTCCTGACGACAGAGTTCATTGTTGCTTGTATTTCATTGCTCCAACTGGTCATTG CTTGAAACCTTTGGATATAGAATTTATGAAAAGACTTCACAACAAG GTTAACATTGTACCTGTCATAGCTAAAGCTGATACCTTAACACAAGAGGAGTGTtcaaaattcaagaaaaag ATATtgaaagaaattgaagaaaatgaCATTGGAATCTACAGATTTCCTGACCTTTGTGGAGAGGATGATGAGGACGCTGCAGCTGTTAGCATGAAG GATAGAATACCATTTGCTGTAGTGGGTAGTAACACGGTGTTAGAGGTCAATGGCAGAAGAGTCCGAGCGAGAGTTTATCCCTGGGGAGTTGCAGAAG TTGAAAATGTTGACCACTGTGATTTTGTTGCACTAAGGAACATGTTGATCAG AACTCACATGCAGGATCTGAAAGATGTGACAAATGACAATCATTATGAAAATTATCGCTGTGAAAAGCTGGCAGCCATGACAGTGGGGTCGCCAACCAATCAACCAAACACTAA tgtGTCATTTAGCAGAAGCCCGCTGGAACAGCTAGAAGCCGAAAAAGAAGAACGAGAattgaaactgaaaaagatgCAACAGGACATGGAGCAAGTCTTCGAAATGAAAGttaaggaaaagaagaagaagctgaAGGATTCGGAAAGTGAG CTTGCTAAGAAGAATGAACAGATGTGGAAACAACTCGATCAGCAAAACAAAGAACTGGAAGAAAAGCGAAAACAGTTTGAGAAAGAGAAAGGTCAATATGAAGATGATCAGAAAAGTAACGGCAAGAAAGGTCTGGAACGATCGGACTCCAGCAGCAAGTCTCTCAA AGTGTTCCAAGGCGCATTGTGTGGTCTCACCAAGCTAGGTGTAAAAAACTAG
- the LOC138021699 gene encoding septin-7-like isoform X3: MEGYVGFANLPNQVFRKSVKKGFEFTVMVVGESGLGKSTLLNSLFLTDIYTPAAYPSSEERLKKTVAVKPSTVEMKEGGVRLRLTVVDTPGFGDAVDNTDCWKPVIEYIDSKFEEYLNAESKVYRTPFPDDRVHCCLYFIAPTGHCLKPLDIEFMKRLHNKVNIVPVIAKADTLTQEECSKFKKKILKEIEENDIGIYRFPDLCGEDDEDAAAVSMKDRIPFAVVGSNTVLEVNGRRVRARVYPWGVAEVENVDHCDFVALRNMLIRTHMQDLKDVTNDNHYENYRCEKLAAMTVGSPTNQPNTNVSFSRSPLEQLEAEKEERELKLKKMQQDMEQVFEMKVKEKKKKLKDSESELAKKNEQMWKQLDQQNKELEEKRKQFEKEKGQYEDDQKSNGKKGLERSDSSSKSLKSVDGIVKEKDKDKDKEKKKDKKKGFF; this comes from the exons ATGGAGGGCTATGTTGGATTTGCGAATCTTCCAAATCAAGtatttcgcaaaagtgtcaagaAAGGATTTGAATTCACCGTTATGGTCGTAG gtgaAAGTGGTCTAGGTAAATCAACACTTCTCAACTCGCTGTTTCTAACAGATATCTACACCCCAGCTGCTTATCCCAGTTCGGAGGAAAGACTGAAAAAGACAGTTGCT GTGAAGCCTTCAACTGTTGAGATGAAAGAGGGAGGAGTGAGGCTGAGATTGACTGTCGTGGATACTCCAGGATTTGGAGATGCTGTCGATAACACTGACTG CTGGAAGCCCGTCATTGAGTACATTGACAGTAAATTTGAAGAGTATTTAAATGCTGAATCCAAAGTTTACAGAACACCCTTTCCTGACGACAGAGTTCATTGTTGCTTGTATTTCATTGCTCCAACTGGTCATTG CTTGAAACCTTTGGATATAGAATTTATGAAAAGACTTCACAACAAG GTTAACATTGTACCTGTCATAGCTAAAGCTGATACCTTAACACAAGAGGAGTGTtcaaaattcaagaaaaag ATATtgaaagaaattgaagaaaatgaCATTGGAATCTACAGATTTCCTGACCTTTGTGGAGAGGATGATGAGGACGCTGCAGCTGTTAGCATGAAG GATAGAATACCATTTGCTGTAGTGGGTAGTAACACGGTGTTAGAGGTCAATGGCAGAAGAGTCCGAGCGAGAGTTTATCCCTGGGGAGTTGCAGAAG TTGAAAATGTTGACCACTGTGATTTTGTTGCACTAAGGAACATGTTGATCAG AACTCACATGCAGGATCTGAAAGATGTGACAAATGACAATCATTATGAAAATTATCGCTGTGAAAAGCTGGCAGCCATGACAGTGGGGTCGCCAACCAATCAACCAAACACTAA tgtGTCATTTAGCAGAAGCCCGCTGGAACAGCTAGAAGCCGAAAAAGAAGAACGAGAattgaaactgaaaaagatgCAACAGGACATGGAGCAAGTCTTCGAAATGAAAGttaaggaaaagaagaagaagctgaAGGATTCGGAAAGTGAG CTTGCTAAGAAGAATGAACAGATGTGGAAACAACTCGATCAGCAAAACAAAGAACTGGAAGAAAAGCGAAAACAGTTTGAGAAAGAGAAAGGTCAATATGAAGATGATCAGAAAAGTAACGGCAAGAAAGGTCTGGAACGATCGGACTCCAGCAGCAAGTCTCTCAA GTCAGTTGATGGCATTGTGAAAGAAAAGGACAAGGACAAggacaaggaaaaaaagaaagacaagaaaaaaggATTCTTTTAG
- the LOC138019936 gene encoding uncharacterized protein — protein sequence MMSAFPRIVFFICMLFNVEKVSAHFREKRNALRPAAEITVTLTIEWNVSLVDKPIPASYVTKVKNGTVLVDILNKAAGDDKNGPFNKYNSTYYGGLGYLITAMNGTEQDPAKNLYWLIFDNQTGGLPPCGISSYVPIHGSTTIFRLTQYPSHNNASVSGFCKLFPPSGQVPPSPITVTIAQDWNVTNVGKPIPAPYTTQVANGTFLVDIMNKAADENTQGSFNKYVSIYYGGLGHFITAMNGTMQDPETSTYWMIFDNKTGKLTPLGVDQYQPKDNSVTVFRLVTGASHETSTETTPGSSDRQFAGAGLLALCVLAAIIEGVPFL from the exons ATGATGTCAGCCTTTCCGAGGATTGTGTTCTTCATTTGCATGCTTTTCAACGTTGAAAAAG TTTCAGCTCATTTCCGTGAAAAGAGGAATGCCCTGCGACCAGCTGCTGAG ATTACAGTCACCCTCACGATAGAATGGAATGTCAGTTTGGTGGATAAACCCATTCCTGCCAGCTACGtcacaaaagtgaaaaacgggACAGTGCTGGTCGACATCCTGAACAAGGCAGCAGGGGATGACAAAAATGGCCCTTTTAACAAGTACAACAGCACGTACTACGGAGGTCTGGGTTACCTGATTACCGCTATGAATGGCACCGAACAGGACCCTGCTAAAAACCTCTATTGGTTGATTTTTGATAACCAGACTGGGGGACTTCCTCCATGCGGAATAAGCTCTTATGTTCCTATTCATGGTTCTACCACTATCTTTCGCCTCACTCAATATCCCAGTCATAATAACGCATCAGTGAGTGGGTTCTGCAAGCTGTTCCCTCCCTCCGGCCAG GTGCCACCTTCCCCCATTACGGTCACTATTGCACAAGACTGGAATGTTACGAACGTCGGAAAACCGATTCCAGCGCCTTACACCACTCAAGTTGCCAATGGTACCTTTCTTGTGGACATCATGAACAAAGCTGCAGATGAAAATACACAAGGTTCGTTCAACAAGTACGTCTCCATTTACTATGGAGGCCTCGGACATTTTATCACCGCAATGAACGGCACGATGCAG GATCCTGAGACGAGCACTTACTGGATGATATTCGACAACAAAACTGGAAAGCTGACCCCACTTGGGGTGGATCAGTACCAACCAAAAGATAACTCCGTAACGGTCTTCCGGCTTGTGACAGGCGCGAGCCACGAAACTTCCACGGAAACCACGCCTGGCAGTTCTGATCGTCAGTTTGCTGGTGCTGGGTTACTTGCCCTGTGCGTGTTGGCCGCAATCATTGAAGGGGTGCCATTTTTGTGA